The following proteins come from a genomic window of Rhodoligotrophos sp. CJ14:
- the cydD gene encoding thiol reductant ABC exporter subunit CydD, which translates to MGAGTINMRSGSGTPPAASCPSASARTGSTSLADEGLSDDRPKRSARTLLGPALQVAASLLWIPQAALISLSVGDIAAGGDIDAVLINAGGVLALGIVRAVVDALGGRVAYRQARALLSHHRRDALATLAARSPLDAGRPGSGLAASTLGEQAEAIVPYLARFQPARLRASIVPLAILGCVFVWSWVAALVLLIAAPLIPIFMALIGWRAKAASEAQLVELGGMNAFLLDRLRGLATIRSLDAVDLTANRLRTDAESLRTRTMAVLRIAFLSSAVLELFAALGVAMVAVYVGFHLLGQLPFGAWGSKLSLSEGLFILLLAPAFFEPLRDLSAVWHDRAAGEAALEALQRLAQKGERLPGAADGASADKPSSLAPLSVRVENLRFRHAGQRAPVFDGFGLTVAAGEHVALLGPSGTGKSTLLALLAGLSLPESGRIVIAGETLTDRNASLLRRRIAWIGQTPHVFAGTLAGNVSLGRSDVGRAAIQSALQSVGLEEVAARRGAVPVGENGVGLSGGEASRLALARVAVAPQTGLVLVDEPTAHLDTRTAAAIADALIALARGRTLIVATHDPVLAARMDRIVRLAPSPLEDAA; encoded by the coding sequence ATCGGGGCGGGCACCATCAACATGCGATCGGGTTCGGGAACGCCGCCGGCGGCGTCCTGCCCCTCCGCCAGTGCCCGCACCGGATCGACGTCTCTTGCTGATGAGGGTCTCTCGGACGACAGACCGAAACGGTCTGCGCGGACGCTTTTGGGACCGGCGCTTCAGGTCGCCGCCTCGCTGCTCTGGATACCGCAGGCCGCGCTCATCAGCCTGTCGGTCGGCGACATTGCCGCCGGTGGCGACATCGACGCCGTGCTCATCAATGCGGGAGGCGTTCTGGCGCTCGGCATCGTCAGGGCCGTGGTCGACGCGCTCGGCGGCCGGGTCGCCTATCGCCAGGCGCGGGCGCTCCTGTCCCATCATCGTCGCGACGCGCTCGCGACGCTGGCCGCGCGCTCGCCGCTCGATGCCGGGCGCCCGGGATCCGGGCTGGCCGCAAGCACGCTCGGCGAGCAGGCCGAGGCGATCGTTCCCTATCTTGCGCGTTTCCAGCCGGCGCGCCTGCGGGCGAGCATCGTTCCCCTTGCGATCCTTGGCTGCGTCTTCGTCTGGTCATGGGTGGCCGCTCTCGTCCTCCTCATCGCCGCGCCGCTGATCCCGATCTTCATGGCGCTCATCGGATGGCGCGCCAAAGCAGCCTCCGAGGCGCAGCTTGTCGAATTGGGCGGCATGAATGCCTTTCTGCTCGACAGGCTGCGCGGCCTGGCGACGATCCGTTCGCTCGATGCCGTCGATCTGACGGCCAATCGGCTGAGAACCGACGCCGAGAGCCTGCGCACCCGCACCATGGCGGTGCTGCGCATCGCCTTTCTGTCTTCGGCCGTGCTCGAGCTCTTCGCCGCGCTCGGCGTCGCCATGGTCGCCGTCTATGTCGGTTTCCATCTTCTCGGCCAGCTTCCCTTCGGCGCATGGGGCAGCAAGCTTTCGCTGAGCGAAGGCCTGTTCATCCTGCTGCTGGCGCCCGCCTTCTTCGAGCCCTTGCGCGACCTCTCCGCCGTCTGGCATGACCGCGCTGCCGGCGAGGCCGCGCTCGAAGCCCTGCAGCGCCTCGCCCAGAAAGGCGAACGGCTTCCCGGCGCCGCTGACGGGGCGTCGGCGGACAAGCCATCCTCGCTGGCGCCGCTTTCGGTGCGCGTCGAGAACCTCCGTTTCCGTCATGCCGGACAGCGCGCGCCGGTCTTCGATGGTTTCGGGCTCACGGTCGCGGCGGGAGAACATGTCGCACTGCTCGGGCCCAGCGGAACGGGAAAATCGACACTGCTTGCGCTGCTTGCCGGTCTCTCCCTTCCCGAAAGCGGGCGCATCGTCATCGCTGGAGAGACGCTGACGGACCGCAATGCCTCGCTATTGCGCCGCCGCATTGCCTGGATCGGCCAGACACCGCATGTCTTCGCCGGCACGCTCGCCGGCAATGTCTCCCTCGGTCGGTCCGACGTCGGCAGGGCAGCCATCCAGAGCGCGCTGCAAAGCGTCGGTCTCGAAGAGGTTGCGGCCAGGAGAGGGGCCGTTCCGGTCGGCGAGAACGGGGTCGGGCTTTCGGGCGGCGAGGCTTCCCGCCTGGCGCTCGCGCGCGTGGCCGTGGCCCCGCAGACTGGGCTGGTCCTCGTCGACGAGCCCACCGCCCATCTCGACACCAGGACCGCAGCGGCGATCGCCGATGCGTTGATTGCGCTTGCCCGTGGCCGCACGCTGATCGTGGCCACCCATGATCCGGTGCTCGCGGCGCGCATGGACCGGATCGTGCGCCTGGCGCCTTCGCCGCTGGAGGACGCCGCATGA
- a CDS encoding GbsR/MarR family transcriptional regulator, with protein MNLPPLVQAFVLHFGEMGSRWGINRTVGQIYALLYVSPEPLCADQIVEALGISRSNVSMSLRELQGWDLVVLKHLPDDRRDFFTTPDDVWQILRTLAEERKKREIDPTLSVLREILMQQPGNENERFAQQRMAEMHGLIERLTNWYDDVKRLETDRLATLLSLGSKVTKLLETKDKIVSIGRKKPRSGET; from the coding sequence ATGAACCTTCCGCCACTCGTCCAGGCCTTCGTGCTGCATTTCGGCGAAATGGGCAGCCGCTGGGGCATCAACCGCACCGTCGGCCAGATCTATGCGCTTCTCTATGTCTCGCCCGAACCGCTCTGTGCCGACCAGATCGTCGAGGCGCTCGGCATTTCGCGCTCCAACGTGTCGATGAGCCTGCGCGAGTTGCAGGGGTGGGACCTCGTCGTGCTCAAGCACCTGCCCGACGATCGACGCGACTTCTTCACCACGCCGGACGACGTCTGGCAGATTCTTCGCACCCTCGCCGAGGAGCGGAAAAAGCGCGAGATCGACCCGACGCTCTCGGTCCTGCGCGAAATCCTCATGCAGCAGCCGGGCAACGAGAATGAGCGCTTCGCGCAGCAGCGCATGGCCGAGATGCACGGCCTGATCGAGCGTCTGACCAATTGGTACGACGATGTCAAGCGGCTAGAAACCGACCGCCTCGCAACGCTTCTGAGCCTCGGTTCCAAAGTGACGAAGCTTCTGGAGACCAAGGACAAGATCGTCTCCATCGGCCGCAAGAAGCCGCGCTCCGGGGAGACGTGA
- a CDS encoding DUF2798 domain-containing protein: MAFLPRKYENLAFALLLSGIQTFIISGISTALAVGWSAELVSFWVRAYFSSWVIAFPSVLVVAPLVRRILKKIMLEPVR, translated from the coding sequence ATGGCGTTCCTGCCGAGGAAATACGAAAATCTGGCCTTCGCGCTGCTGCTCTCCGGGATACAGACCTTCATCATCTCGGGGATATCCACGGCGCTCGCGGTCGGCTGGTCGGCCGAGCTCGTCTCCTTCTGGGTGCGGGCCTATTTCTCGTCCTGGGTGATCGCCTTCCCGAGCGTGCTGGTGGTCGCGCCGCTCGTGCGCAGGATTCTGAAGAAGATCATGCTGGAGCCCGTACGATAG
- a CDS encoding peroxiredoxin, whose amino-acid sequence MPRINEPAPAFKANTTHGERSLADYKGRWLVLFSHPADFTPVCTTEFIGFAKAANAFKALDCELLGLSIDSIFSHLAWVRNIKEKFEVDIPFPIIEDLSMTVARAYGMIHPGASDTSAVRATFIIDPNGILRAMVYYPMTNGRSVAEILRLVKALRTSDAHSVATPEAWQPGEKVLVGAPKTVEACESRMKDGLETTDWYFSMKSVA is encoded by the coding sequence ATGCCCCGCATCAACGAACCGGCGCCAGCCTTCAAGGCCAACACGACGCATGGCGAGCGCTCGCTTGCGGACTATAAAGGGCGCTGGCTCGTGCTGTTCTCCCACCCGGCCGATTTCACGCCTGTGTGCACCACCGAGTTCATCGGCTTCGCCAAGGCTGCCAACGCGTTCAAGGCGCTCGATTGCGAATTGCTCGGTCTCTCCATCGACAGCATCTTCTCGCATCTAGCCTGGGTCAGGAACATCAAGGAGAAGTTCGAGGTCGATATCCCGTTCCCGATCATCGAGGATCTGTCGATGACGGTCGCCAGGGCCTACGGCATGATCCATCCGGGCGCCTCCGACACCTCCGCCGTGCGCGCGACCTTCATCATCGATCCCAATGGCATCCTGAGGGCCATGGTCTACTACCCGATGACCAACGGCCGCAGCGTCGCGGAGATCCTCCGCCTCGTGAAAGCGCTCCGCACCAGCGATGCCCATTCCGTCGCCACCCCGGAGGCCTGGCAGCCCGGCGAGAAGGTTCTGGTCGGTGCACCGAAGACCGTCGAGGCCTGCGAGAGCCGCATGAAGGACGGCCTCGAGACGACAGACTGGTACTTCTCCATGAAGTCCGTCGCCTGA
- a CDS encoding cytochrome ubiquinol oxidase subunit I has translation MELDIVDLSRLQFAITALYHFLFVPLTLGLSVLLAIMETVYVMTGRPIWRQMTKFWGTLFGINFVLGVATGIVMEFQFGMNWSYYSHYVGDIFGAPLAIEGLMAFFLEATFVGLFFFGWDKLSKVGHLVATWAVALGSNLSALWILVANGWMQNPAGSVFNPETMRMEVSDFYAVLLNPVAQAKFVHTVSAGYVTAAVFVLGVSAWYALKGRHAELAKRSMTVAASFGLAAALSVVVLGDESGYLSTEHQKMKLAAIEGMWETEPAPAAFTLLGLPDQQSRETHYAVKIPWVMGLIGTRSLTTEIPGIEELVVHAESRIRRGIAAFDALQQIREAGGPNAVAADVRAAFEDNGQHLGYALLLKRYVDDPRQASDAQIAQAAWDTVPHVPSLFWSFRIMVGLGFFFIALMALFFYLSARRRLDRYPLLLRLAVFSIPLPWIAAELGWVVAEFGRQPWIIEGVLPTAAAVSNLGAATLLVTIAGFVLIYTVLFVIEMALMIRAIRKGPEPDDEAEAELVSPSLVAAE, from the coding sequence ATGGAACTCGATATTGTTGATCTTTCGCGGCTGCAATTCGCCATAACCGCGCTCTACCACTTCCTGTTCGTGCCGCTGACGCTCGGCCTCTCCGTGCTGCTGGCCATCATGGAGACGGTCTATGTCATGACCGGCCGGCCGATCTGGCGACAGATGACGAAATTCTGGGGCACGTTGTTCGGCATCAACTTCGTCCTCGGCGTCGCCACCGGCATCGTCATGGAATTCCAGTTCGGCATGAACTGGAGCTACTACAGCCACTATGTCGGGGACATCTTCGGCGCGCCGCTGGCGATCGAGGGTCTGATGGCCTTCTTCCTCGAGGCGACCTTCGTCGGCCTGTTCTTCTTCGGCTGGGACAAGCTCTCCAAGGTCGGTCATCTCGTGGCGACCTGGGCGGTGGCGCTCGGCTCCAACCTTTCGGCGCTGTGGATCCTCGTCGCCAACGGCTGGATGCAGAACCCGGCCGGCTCCGTCTTCAATCCCGAAACAATGCGCATGGAGGTTAGCGACTTCTATGCCGTGCTGCTCAACCCGGTGGCGCAGGCGAAGTTCGTCCATACGGTCTCGGCAGGCTATGTCACCGCCGCGGTGTTCGTGCTCGGCGTTTCGGCCTGGTACGCGCTCAAGGGCCGTCATGCGGAACTCGCGAAACGCTCTATGACGGTTGCTGCCTCCTTCGGCCTTGCGGCTGCCCTGTCCGTCGTCGTGCTCGGTGACGAAAGCGGTTATCTGTCGACCGAGCACCAGAAGATGAAGCTCGCGGCCATCGAGGGCATGTGGGAAACCGAACCGGCTCCCGCCGCCTTCACGCTCCTCGGCTTGCCCGATCAGCAATCCCGCGAGACCCATTACGCAGTCAAGATTCCCTGGGTCATGGGCCTGATCGGAACGCGCTCTCTCACGACCGAAATCCCGGGCATCGAGGAGCTCGTGGTCCATGCCGAAAGCCGCATCCGCCGGGGAATCGCCGCCTTCGACGCGCTCCAGCAGATTCGGGAAGCCGGAGGCCCGAACGCCGTCGCTGCGGACGTTCGCGCGGCCTTCGAGGACAACGGCCAGCATCTCGGCTACGCCTTGCTGCTCAAGCGGTACGTCGACGATCCGCGCCAGGCGAGCGACGCGCAGATCGCGCAGGCGGCATGGGATACGGTGCCGCACGTGCCGTCCCTGTTCTGGTCGTTCCGCATCATGGTCGGGCTGGGCTTCTTCTTCATCGCTTTGATGGCCCTGTTCTTCTATCTCTCGGCAAGACGCAGGCTCGACCGCTATCCCCTGCTGCTGCGTCTCGCGGTCTTTTCCATCCCGCTGCCGTGGATCGCAGCCGAGCTCGGATGGGTCGTCGCCGAGTTCGGTCGCCAGCCCTGGATCATCGAAGGTGTGCTTCCCACCGCCGCCGCGGTCTCGAATCTCGGGGCCGCGACGCTGCTCGTCACCATCGCCGGCTTCGTGCTGATCTACACGGTCCTGTTCGTCATCGAGATGGCCCTGATGATCCGGGCGATCCGCAAGGGACCCGAGCCCGACGACGAGGCCGAGGCCGAACTCGTTTCCCCGTCCCTTGTCGCCGCGGAGTGA
- a CDS encoding LysR substrate-binding domain-containing protein — translation MKPLPNLRQLRYLVALADHSHFGRAADACGVTQSTLSVGIRELEAVLGVTLAERTKRTVFITPAGLQIAERARHLLQEAEALIEMGARAALPLTGQLALGVIPTIGPFLLPRLLPYISGRYPELRLVLREDKTGALLERLAAGRLDLLLMAFPYDVGGFETMALFKDPYWFACSPQHSLADAQCLSEDNLNGEPLLLLEKDQCLHSHALPFLEAAPRRMQTTFSATSLHTLVAMVAEGMGATLLPESALSAGILKGSPVVTRPLSDQANAREIGLCWRRQSMRGEEFRALGRLIQTWAKGQQG, via the coding sequence GTGAAGCCGCTCCCGAATCTGAGGCAGCTGCGCTATCTCGTCGCCCTGGCGGATCACAGCCATTTCGGACGGGCGGCGGATGCATGCGGGGTGACCCAGTCGACGCTCAGCGTTGGCATCAGGGAACTCGAAGCCGTGCTCGGCGTCACGCTGGCCGAGCGCACGAAGCGGACCGTCTTCATCACACCGGCCGGTCTCCAGATCGCCGAGCGGGCGCGCCATCTTCTCCAGGAGGCCGAGGCGCTCATCGAGATGGGTGCGAGGGCAGCCCTGCCTTTGACCGGTCAGCTCGCCCTCGGGGTGATCCCGACGATCGGGCCGTTTCTTCTTCCGAGGCTCCTGCCCTACATCAGCGGGCGATATCCGGAGCTGAGGCTGGTGCTGCGGGAGGACAAGACGGGGGCTCTGCTCGAGCGGCTGGCGGCGGGCCGGCTCGATCTGCTGCTCATGGCCTTCCCCTATGACGTGGGCGGCTTCGAGACGATGGCCCTGTTCAAGGATCCCTACTGGTTCGCCTGCAGCCCTCAGCATTCGCTCGCCGATGCGCAATGTCTGAGCGAGGATAACCTCAACGGCGAGCCGCTTCTGCTCCTGGAGAAGGATCAGTGCCTTCACAGCCATGCATTGCCGTTCCTGGAGGCGGCTCCCCGACGGATGCAGACGACCTTTTCGGCGACCAGCCTGCACACGCTGGTCGCTATGGTCGCCGAGGGGATGGGAGCGACCCTGCTTCCCGAAAGCGCGCTGTCCGCGGGCATTCTCAAAGGCAGCCCGGTGGTGACGCGGCCGCTGTCGGACCAGGCCAATGCCCGGGAGATCGGCCTGTGCTGGCGCAGGCAATCGATGCGCGGCGAGGAGTTTCGTGCCCTGGGACGGCTCATCCAGACCTGGGCCAAAGGCCAGCAGGGGTGA
- a CDS encoding glucose 1-dehydrogenase: MGRVEGKVAIVTGAAQGIGRATVELLAREGAKVSITDIKDAEGEQVAKGIRDAGGDALFVHHDVTDESAWEAAVEATINRFGRVDIVVNNAGIAKSCPPDEQTYEDWRKLMSINLDGVYLGTKHAILAMKRNDPRPGGSIINLSSILGLVGDPLLGVYNASKGGVRLYTKSVALYCAKEKLNIRVNSVHPGYIWTPLVDTLVSEDGEADEGRKALDALHPIGHVGEPNDIAYGILYLASDESKFVTGSELVIDGGYTAQ; the protein is encoded by the coding sequence ATGGGACGTGTTGAAGGAAAGGTCGCCATCGTCACGGGTGCGGCTCAGGGTATCGGCAGGGCGACGGTCGAGTTGCTGGCGCGCGAGGGGGCGAAGGTGTCGATCACCGACATCAAGGATGCGGAAGGAGAGCAGGTGGCCAAGGGCATCCGCGATGCCGGCGGCGACGCCTTGTTTGTTCACCATGACGTGACGGATGAAAGCGCGTGGGAAGCGGCGGTGGAGGCGACGATCAATCGCTTTGGTCGCGTCGACATCGTCGTCAACAATGCCGGCATCGCCAAATCCTGCCCGCCCGACGAGCAGACCTATGAAGACTGGCGCAAGCTGATGAGCATCAACCTCGACGGTGTCTATCTGGGGACGAAGCACGCGATACTCGCGATGAAGCGGAATGATCCCCGCCCAGGCGGCTCGATCATCAATCTCTCCTCGATCCTCGGGCTCGTCGGCGATCCGCTGCTCGGCGTCTATAATGCCTCGAAGGGCGGTGTCCGGCTCTACACCAAGTCTGTGGCTCTCTACTGCGCCAAGGAGAAGCTCAATATCCGCGTGAACTCGGTCCACCCGGGCTACATTTGGACGCCGCTGGTGGACACTTTGGTAAGTGAGGATGGGGAGGCGGACGAGGGACGCAAGGCGCTCGACGCGCTGCACCCGATCGGCCACGTAGGCGAGCCGAACGACATCGCCTATGGAATCCTCTACCTCGCATCCGACGAGTCGAAGTTCGTGACGGGCTCGGAACTTGTGATTGACGGCGGCTATACGGCCCAGTGA
- the cydC gene encoding thiol reductant ABC exporter subunit CydC, whose amino-acid sequence MIARARQLLPVARLFLTGNRPMLLSGLLLSAATALSGVALLGLSGWFITATAIAGLSVATALAFDVFAPSAGIRFLALARTAARYGERLTTHDATLGVLAELRERLFRGWARAGVAGELAKRPARLLFRLTLDIDSLDSLYLRVAVPIAAALAVALTSGVALALVHPVLGAVTAIFLVVVGTGIPIAAAVAARRPARRRAYALEILRSRVIDLIAGQTEWIMAGQLADRQGELGAVDRYLSDSDDALNRIETMTSIAFGAAGALLLSAVLVAMGLLAGQGMFAAPVAALALLIALAALDPFAALRRGSVELGRTLLAVRRIAPRLEAAAPAPGIAPPPPGIAACLADVTVRHSGARAPILHAISLSIRAGERVAVIGPSGAGKSTLLALIAGEIGAETGQVACRSATLFTQRTELFQDCLRDNLRLADPQADDRRLWEALDAAGLRRDVDAMAHGLDTRLGEGGYGLSGGQARRLALARLLLRDTPLWLLDEPTEGLDGATARDVLARIMARAAGRTIVVATHIRREAENADRLVILNKGTITAVIGRGEPGFVAALAALRPD is encoded by the coding sequence ATGATCGCTCGTGCACGCCAGTTACTTCCGGTCGCGCGGCTGTTCCTCACCGGCAACCGCCCCATGCTGCTCTCCGGACTGTTGCTTTCGGCGGCGACGGCGCTTTCCGGCGTGGCGCTCCTCGGCCTTTCCGGCTGGTTCATCACCGCGACAGCCATCGCGGGTCTGTCCGTTGCGACCGCGCTCGCCTTCGACGTGTTTGCGCCGTCCGCGGGCATCCGCTTCCTGGCGCTGGCGCGCACGGCCGCCCGCTACGGCGAGCGGTTGACCACGCATGACGCCACGCTCGGCGTTCTCGCCGAACTGCGCGAGCGCCTGTTCCGGGGATGGGCAAGAGCAGGGGTGGCGGGCGAACTCGCCAAGCGTCCCGCCCGTCTTCTCTTCCGCCTCACGCTCGACATCGACTCGCTCGACTCGCTCTATCTGCGGGTCGCCGTCCCGATCGCCGCCGCGCTCGCCGTGGCGCTGACGAGTGGTGTCGCCCTGGCGCTGGTGCATCCCGTGCTCGGCGCGGTGACCGCCATCTTTCTGGTTGTCGTCGGGACGGGCATCCCGATCGCAGCGGCGGTGGCTGCGAGGCGGCCGGCCCGGCGCAGGGCCTATGCCCTGGAGATCCTGCGCTCGCGGGTCATCGACCTCATCGCCGGCCAGACCGAATGGATCATGGCCGGGCAGCTCGCCGATCGCCAAGGCGAGCTCGGCGCCGTAGACCGCTACCTGTCGGACAGTGACGACGCACTGAACCGCATCGAAACGATGACCAGCATCGCCTTCGGCGCTGCCGGCGCGCTTCTCCTGTCGGCCGTCCTCGTGGCCATGGGGCTTCTGGCCGGACAAGGCATGTTCGCCGCGCCGGTCGCCGCCCTCGCTCTCCTCATAGCCCTGGCCGCGCTCGATCCCTTTGCGGCGCTGCGGCGCGGATCCGTCGAACTCGGCCGCACGCTGCTTGCGGTACGGCGGATCGCACCGCGTCTGGAGGCGGCGGCGCCGGCACCCGGTATCGCACCGCCGCCACCGGGTATCGCCGCGTGCCTTGCCGATGTCACCGTCAGGCATTCCGGCGCGAGAGCCCCGATCCTCCATGCGATCTCGCTTTCAATACGGGCTGGCGAGCGTGTCGCCGTGATCGGCCCGAGCGGAGCCGGCAAGTCGACGCTGCTTGCCCTCATCGCGGGCGAGATCGGCGCCGAGACGGGGCAGGTCGCATGCCGCTCCGCCACGCTCTTCACCCAGCGGACCGAACTGTTCCAGGATTGCCTACGCGACAATCTGCGCCTTGCCGACCCACAAGCCGACGACCGCCGTCTTTGGGAGGCGCTGGACGCCGCCGGGCTGCGCCGCGATGTCGACGCCATGGCGCACGGTCTGGACACGCGCCTCGGGGAAGGAGGGTACGGCCTTTCCGGAGGACAGGCGCGCCGGCTCGCACTCGCCCGTCTCCTCCTTCGTGACACGCCGCTCTGGCTGCTCGACGAGCCGACGGAAGGTCTCGATGGGGCGACGGCGCGCGACGTGCTGGCGCGCATCATGGCGCGCGCCGCAGGCCGCACGATCGTCGTGGCGACGCATATCCGGCGCGAGGCCGAAAACGCCGACCGACTGGTCATCCTGAACAAGGGAACCATCACCGCCGTCATCGGGCGTGGCGAGCCCGGCTTCGTGGCCGCACTCGCCGCGCTGCGACCCGACTGA
- a CDS encoding MBL fold metallo-hydrolase, with protein sequence MGPKPASYPVDLSVSPDVTPFFDEATNTISYVVKDPASKACAIVDSVMDIDYAAGRIAYESADEIIDFVTRNGLTVEWLIETHVHADHLSAAPYIQAKLGGKLGIGDRITIVQDTFGKIFNEGTEFQRDGSQFDRLFQDGDTYTIGTMNAFAMHTPGHTPACMTHVVGNAAFVGDTLFMPDSGTARADFPGGDAHELYRSIKKVLALPPEMRLFMCHDYGADGRREIRWETTVGEERAHNKHARDGISEDEFVAMRTARDATLAMPKLIIPSIQVNMKAGELPAPDASGKRFLKVPIDAL encoded by the coding sequence ATGGGCCCGAAGCCAGCTTCCTATCCAGTCGATCTCTCGGTCAGTCCAGACGTAACGCCGTTTTTCGACGAGGCGACCAACACCATCAGCTACGTCGTCAAGGACCCGGCCTCCAAGGCGTGCGCCATTGTCGATTCGGTGATGGACATCGACTACGCCGCCGGCCGGATCGCCTACGAGTCCGCCGATGAGATAATCGACTTCGTCACCAGGAATGGATTGACCGTCGAGTGGCTGATCGAGACGCACGTCCACGCCGACCATCTTTCGGCCGCGCCCTACATCCAGGCGAAGCTCGGCGGCAAGCTGGGCATCGGCGACCGCATCACCATCGTCCAGGACACCTTCGGCAAGATCTTCAACGAAGGCACCGAGTTTCAGCGGGACGGCAGCCAGTTCGACCGGCTGTTCCAGGACGGCGACACCTACACGATCGGGACGATGAATGCGTTCGCCATGCACACGCCCGGCCACACGCCCGCATGCATGACCCATGTCGTCGGCAATGCCGCCTTCGTGGGCGACACCCTGTTCATGCCCGACAGCGGAACGGCTCGCGCCGATTTCCCGGGTGGGGATGCACACGAACTCTATCGCTCCATCAAGAAGGTGCTCGCCCTTCCTCCTGAGATGCGCCTGTTCATGTGCCACGACTATGGTGCCGACGGCCGGCGGGAAATCCGATGGGAAACCACGGTCGGTGAGGAGCGCGCGCACAACAAGCACGCGCGCGACGGCATCAGCGAAGACGAGTTCGTCGCCATGCGGACGGCCCGCGACGCGACCCTCGCCATGCCCAAGCTCATCATTCCGTCGATCCAGGTGAACATGAAGGCCGGCGAACTGCCTGCGCCCGATGCCAGCGGCAAGCGCTTCCTCAAGGTTCCCATCGACGCTCTCTGA
- the cydB gene encoding cytochrome d ubiquinol oxidase subunit II has translation MILHQFIDYEMLRVVWWLLLGVLLIGFAVMDGFDLGTATLLPFVARSDVERRVVINAVGPVWEGNQVWLILGGGAIFAAWPPLYAVSFSGFYLAMFAILFALILRPVGFKYRSKRDSAAWRSAWDWALFIGGFVPALVMGVAVGNVLQGVPFRFGDDLRIYYEGTTLFELLNPFGLLAGLVSVAMLVMHGAAWLILKSEGPVAERARRWGSIAAIVTIALFALGGVWLWLGIDGYRIASEVTTTGASNPLRKTVEQAPGVWFENYGAHAWMTIAPALGFLGAAGGYAFMRARREIPALLSTSISILGIISTVGLSMFPFILPSSLDPRSSLTVWDASSSHLTLFIMLVVTVVFVPIIVAYTAWVYRVLWGKVDEKGIREGNGHAY, from the coding sequence ATGATCCTGCATCAATTCATCGACTACGAAATGCTCCGCGTCGTCTGGTGGCTGCTGCTCGGCGTGCTCCTGATCGGTTTCGCCGTGATGGACGGCTTCGACCTTGGTACCGCCACGCTGCTGCCCTTCGTCGCCAGGAGTGATGTGGAGCGGCGCGTCGTCATCAACGCGGTCGGGCCGGTCTGGGAAGGCAACCAGGTCTGGCTGATCCTCGGCGGCGGCGCCATCTTCGCCGCCTGGCCGCCGCTCTATGCGGTGTCCTTCTCCGGCTTCTACCTGGCCATGTTCGCCATCCTCTTCGCGCTGATCCTGCGCCCGGTCGGTTTCAAATACCGTTCCAAGCGCGACAGCGCGGCCTGGCGCTCGGCCTGGGACTGGGCCCTCTTCATAGGCGGTTTCGTGCCGGCGCTCGTCATGGGCGTGGCAGTCGGCAATGTGCTGCAGGGCGTGCCGTTCCGTTTCGGCGACGATCTGCGCATCTATTATGAGGGCACGACGCTGTTCGAACTGCTCAATCCGTTCGGATTGCTGGCCGGGCTTGTCTCGGTCGCCATGCTCGTCATGCATGGGGCGGCCTGGCTCATCCTGAAAAGCGAGGGTCCCGTCGCCGAGCGCGCGCGACGCTGGGGAAGCATCGCCGCCATCGTGACGATCGCCCTGTTCGCGCTCGGCGGCGTCTGGCTCTGGCTCGGCATCGACGGCTATCGGATCGCCAGCGAAGTCACCACGACCGGTGCGTCCAACCCGCTGCGCAAAACCGTCGAGCAGGCGCCAGGCGTCTGGTTTGAGAACTATGGCGCGCATGCGTGGATGACGATCGCTCCCGCGCTCGGCTTCCTCGGCGCGGCGGGGGGCTACGCCTTCATGCGCGCGCGCCGGGAAATCCCGGCACTGCTCTCCACCTCGATCTCCATCCTCGGCATCATCTCGACGGTGGGATTGTCGATGTTCCCGTTCATCCTTCCGTCCTCCCTCGACCCCCGGTCGAGCCTGACGGTCTGGGATGCCTCCTCGAGCCATCTCACGCTCTTCATCATGCTGGTCGTGACCGTCGTCTTCGTGCCGATCATCGTCGCCTATACCGCGTGGGTCTATCGCGTCCTGTGGGGCAAGGTGGACGAGAAGGGCATCCGCGAAGGAAACGGTCACGCCTATTGA
- the cydX gene encoding cytochrome bd-I oxidase subunit CydX gives MWYFAWLLGLPLAAAFAVLNAMWYELMDDTAKKPTQPLPAAGHARPDR, from the coding sequence ATGTGGTATTTCGCCTGGCTTCTCGGCCTGCCGCTGGCGGCGGCGTTCGCCGTCCTCAATGCGATGTGGTACGAGCTCATGGACGACACGGCGAAGAAGCCGACGCAGCCGCTGCCCGCGGCCGGACACGCCCGCCCGGACCGGTGA